DNA from Actinoplanes sp. SE50/110:
GCGCTGACGCCCATGCCGACCGCGACACCCACGTTGTTGAAGATGTTGATCTGGGCGCGCAGCGTGTTGCGCCGCTCGCCGGCCACGTGCGCCAGGATGGTCAGCCGGCCGACGCGGGAGAACTGGGTGGCCACCCGCGACACCGCGAGGAGCAGGCACATCGCCGCCAGCGAGTGGATCGAGATCAGCAGGCAGGAGACCACCGCGTTCAGCGTGCAGCCGAGGGTCAGGGCGGTCTTGGCGCCGGCCCGATCGGCGGCGCGGCCGGCGAACGGCGCGCCCAGCAGCCCGATCAGTCCGGAGACCAGCAGGCCGGTGCCGACCTCGGCGACCGGCAGCCCGGCGATCTGCACCAGGAACAGCGGCAGGATGACGTCGCGGACGCCGCTGCCCAGGTTGTCGACCAGGGAGCCGGCGACGAAGCGCCGCCCGGCCGGGTCGGCGGGCAGGTTGGCCCGCCACCAACTCGTCAGGACGGTCATCATGTGTACCGCCCGATGTCGGCCGCGGGGTCCAGGTCGGCCAGCAGCAGCAGTGACCGTTCGGCGCCGTCCCGGTCGCCGGCCAGCCGGTGGCACTCGAAGGCCCGGAAGGCGGCGATCGCACCGAGGACCGAGCCGCCCGCGGCGGCCTGCTCGAACTGTGCCGCGGCCCGGTCCGGCAGGTCGTTGGCCGCGTACAGCGCGCCGATCGCGGACCGGCTGTCCGGATAGTGTGGTTCGATACGGTCCAGTTCGGCGATCATCGGCGCGGCGGTGGCCAGGGTGCCGCACTTGGTCTCGTAGCGCACCTGCACGTCCAGCAGGAGCCGGTGTATCTCGGTGGACAGGCTGCGGAGCAGGATCGAGTCGTCCGCGTAGGCGGCCAGCGCTCGGTCCAGCTCGACGGCCCGCGCCAGGGTCCGCCGGACCGCCGCGTCGTCGTTCTGCCGGGCGTACCGCAGGGCCAGCACCCGCTGGAGGCGGTTCTCCACCGTCAGGCCCAGCCAGTGCGGGTGCTCGGCCAGGGCCGGCACGACGGCGCCGGCCTGCTCGACCCATCCGCCGACCCGGTCGGACTCCATGCCGAAGCGGATCCCGTAGGTGATCAGGTGGACCAGCGCGAGCATCCGGATGGCCGGCTCGATCGCGGATTCGGCCAGGTACTCCATGGTGGCGGCGCTCGGGGCGTGCCCGAGGTCGCGTGCCCGGATCGCCTTGGCCCGCTCGTAGCACCAGTGCTGGTGCACCGGGTCGGCGACGGCCGGATCCGGGTCGTCGGTGCCGATCAGCGGCAGAGTCGTGGTGAGCGTGCCGAGCAGCGCGGTGGCCTGCAGCCGGCGCAGCACGTCGTCGCCGTGCAACCAGCCGAGCCAGGTGTCGCGCAGTTCCTTCATCTCGGCCGGGCAGGATTCCTCCTGCTGGAGGTGGTCCACGGCGCGGGCCTGGTCCAGGACGAAGGCGCGCAGGCCACCGGAGGCGTACATCGACAGCCACGGCCGGGCGAAGATGTCAGCGGAATCGGTGCGGCAGACGTACGTCCAGGTCAGGTACGAGTTGCGGGCGACGACGTGGGTCGTGGGGGCCGCCTCCATGGAGATCCACGGGAGCCACATGTCCCGCAGGGCGGCGACGTCGAGGACACGGGCCGCGGCGAACGGCGGGTTCCCCGGCACGCGTGCGTAGGGCAGGTTCACAGTTCGTCCACTCCGTGGGTCCGGTGGGTGGACCGGCCGCGCGGGCCGGCCCACCCCACACCTGAGGGATCGCTCAGCAGACCATGAAGGTCAGGTCGGCGAGGTCACGGCTCTCTTCGCGGATCATGGGAGTCCCCTTTCGTAGCAATCGGTTTAACTCGATGTGACAAGAAAACCAGCCGATGATCGACCGCGGGGCCGACGAAGGGGTTCCGGACAGGCGTTAGGGGATACCGAAAAGGGCGCCCGCCGAAGCGGCCGCCCTTAGTGGGAAATTGCAGGTCAGGCTGCTGACGGACCGGTGTTCACGCGGGAGCGGACGACCTCGGCCACGTGCGCCACGGCCTCGTCGAGCGTCACGCCGTTGCGCTGTGAGCCGTCCCGGTAGCGGAACGACACGGTGCCGCCGTTCACGTCGTCGTCGCCGGCGATCGCCATGAACGGGATCTTCTGCTGCTGGGCGGTGCGGATCTTCTTCTGCATCCGGTCCGACGAGTAGTCGACCTCGGCCCGGATGCCCTCCCGGCGCAGGCGCTCCACGAACGACGACAGGTAGTCGGCGTGGTCGTCGCGGATCGGGATGCCGACCACCTGCACCGGCGCCAGCCAGGCCGGGAACGCACCCGCGTAGTGCTCGGTGAGCACGCCGAAGAACCGCTCGATCGAGCCGAACTTCGCCGAGTGGATCATCACCGGCTCCTGACGCGAGCCGTCCGCCGCCTGGTACTCCAGGCCGAAGCCGGCCGGCTGGCTGAAGTCGTACTGAATGGTCGACATCTGCCAGGTCCGGCCGATCGCGTCCTTGACCTGCACCGACACCTTCGGACCGTAGAACGCCGCGCCGCCCGGGTCGGGCACCAGGTCGAGCCCGGACTCGATGCAGACGTCCTCCAGGACCTTGGTGGCCACCGCCCACTGCTCGTCCGAGCCGATGAACTTGTCGCTCTTCGGGTCGCGGGTCGACAGCTCCAGGTAGAAGTCGTCCATCCCGAAGTCGCGCAGCAGCGACAGCACGAAGTTCAGCAGGTGCCGGACCTCGTCGGCGGCGCCCTCGGCGGTGACATAGGAGTGGGAGTCGTCCTGGGCGAACCCGCGCACCCGGGTCAGGCCGTGCACCACGCCGGACTTCTCGTAGCGGTAGACCGAGCCGAACTCGAACAGCCGCAGCGGCAGCTCACGATACGACCGCCCGCGCGACTTGAAGATCAGGTTGTGCATCGGGCAGTTCATCGCCTTGAGGTAGTAGTCCGCGCCCTCCATCTGCAGCGGCGGGAACATCGTGTCCTTGTAGTACGGCAGATGTCCCGAGGTGTGGAACAGTCCCTCTTTGGTGATGTGCGGGGTCCCCACATACTGGAAGCCCTCCTCGATGTGCCGGGCCCGGACGTAGTCCTCCATCTCCCGCTTGATCACCCCACCCTTCGGGTGGAAGACCGGCAGACCCGACCCGATCTCATCGGGGAAGGAGAACAGGTCCAGCTCCGTGCCGAGCTTGCGGTGATCCCGGCGCTCGGCTTCGGCAAGACGGTGGAGGTACGCCTTCAGCTCATCGCGGGACGGCCACGCCGTACCGTAGATGCGCTGCAGCTGCGGGTTCTTCTCCGAGCCGCGCCAGTAGGCGGCGGCCGAGCGCATCAGCTTGAACGCCGGGATCAACCGGGTCGACGGCAGGTGCGGCCCCCGGCACAGGTCGCCCCAGACCCGCTTGCCGTCCCGGTCGAGGTTGTCGTAATGGGTCAACTCACCCGCCCCGACCGCCGCGGCCTCCGGGTCCACCTCACCCTTGATGTCGACCAGCTCCAGCTTGAACGGCTCCGCGGCCAGCTCCGCCTTCGCCTCGTCCAGCGACGCGTACTCCCGCCGGTGGAACGTCTGACCGGCCTTGACGATCTCCTGCATCCGCTTCTCGAGCTTCGCCAGATCATCGGGCTGGAACGGCTTCTCGACATCGAAGTCGTAGTAGAAACCGTCCCGGATCGGCGGCCCGATCCCCAGCTTCGCCTCCGGGAACACCTCCTGCACCGCCTGCGCCAGCACATGCGCCGCCGAATGCCGCAACACGTTCAACCCGTCCGGCTCATCCATCGCCACCGGCGTCACCTCGGCGTCGGCCTCCGGAATCCAGGCGAGGTCCCGCAACCGGCCGTCAGCCTCGCGGACCACCACGATCGCTTTCGGGCCGCTGCTCGGCAGGCCGGCCGCGGACACCGCGTCGGCCGCCGTCGTCCCGGCCGGGACGACGACGGGGTCGGCCACGACGGGAGTAAGGGGTGCAGACACGGCGGATCTCCTTCATCAAGTACGAACGGTGTGCTTCGCATGCTATCCGCGCACCGGAACGGCGATCGCAGAGACACACGATCTCAGCCGGCGCCGGCGCCGGCGCCGGTGCCCCAGCCCGGCGACCGGTGCTGATCCGAGCTCCGGGAGTTCCTGCCGCAGTGACGCCGATCAGTGGTGGGTGACGGTGCGGGCCAGCGCCGCGGGATCCGTGGCCGGCGGGGTGGCCCCGCGCCAGCGCTGGCTGAGGCGGTAGGCCAGCGCCCGGGAACCGTGGATGAGGCCGGTGGGGTGCAGGTCGGGTGTGGCGTTGCGGATCGGATCGAAGGCCAGCGCCGCATCGGTCGCTTCGGGCAGGGCGTGCCGCAGCGCCACCCGGCCGACCGTCCGGTCGTCGGCGCGCAGCAGCAGCGCGGCGCCCGCCGGGATCGAGGAGAGCGCCCGGCCCAGCGGGCGGGCGTCCGGATCCGGGACCGCCTCCAGATAGAGCTTGCGGGTGCCAGTCCGGTACGGGGTGATCGCGCCGTACACCGTGTCGAAACTCAGTCGGGGAACCGGAAGCCGCTTCGTCAGGGCGGTCCGGCCGGTCGAGGAGAGCAGCAGGTCAGCCGGGCCGACCCGGACCGCGACGCCACGGATGTCGACGCGGGCGCCCCTCGTGCCGGCGCCCTTGGAGACGCGGACCGTCACGTCGTGCACGGCCGGGGTGTCGAGCAGGGTGGCACCGAGCGGCTCGGCGCCACCCCAGATCTCCAGCGTGCCGGCGAACGAACGACCCGCGGGGTGCAGGAATCGCCGGTGGCGCGAGCGCACGACGCGGACACCGAGTCCGATCACGACGGCGGCGGTCAGCAGTCTCATGACCGGTGGACTACCCGGATCCGGGGGCGTCATCCCGCGCGCAACTCCTCCAGATCGGTGCCGGCGCGCAGCACCAGCAGACCGGCGCCGGTCACCAGGAGCATGGTGGCCAGGGTGGCGGCACCCAGGAGGGTCAGCTGGGCCAGGGGGAGCGGGATCGGCATGTGCACCACCGCGAGATCGCCGGCCGGGCCGGGCTCCGACACGTCGACCTCGGTGCGCATCGTGCGGATCAGCGACACCCCCGCGGTCAGGGCCAGTAGCAGCGCCGGCAGCAGCGGAGCGAACGTGTGCCAGAACAGCATCGCGCCGAGCTTGCCGCGGGGCACCCCGCCGGCGGTCATCGCGGCGAACGTGCGGCGCCGGGCGGTGATGCCCTCGGCGAAGGTGACCAGGATGCCGGCCGAGGCGACCACCAGGGCCAGCACCACCGCGACCAGGATCAGGCGGATGGCCCCGAAGTAGAAGCCGGTGTCGAAAGCCGGGCCGTACCGGCCGTACTGCGGATCGGTGAGCTGGTCGAACCGCTCCCGCGCGGCGAAGTCGGCGGCCAGGTCGGCACGGTAACCCAGCGTGCCGGCGCCGAAGACGACCGCGGCGAGCAGGGCGCCGAGGGTGCGGCTGCCGTTCCACGGGTCGGCCATCAGGCGGGCTCCGGCCAGCAGGGTCACCGGGCCGCGACCGAACCGGCGGAGCAGGCGACCGGTGGTGTACGAGATCCAGCCGGTGCCGAGCACCACGCCGATCACCACCAGCAGCACGCTGGCGCCCATCATCACCAGCGGCGTCCAGTCCGGCACATGCCAGCCCGGCGGGATCAGGTGCAGGGTGCGCGGCGCGAACAGCACGAGACCCACCGCGATCAGCACGCCCGGCCAGGGCCGCGGGCCGTCGTCGCGGATCTGCCGGACCACGCCGAGCGGGGTGACCACCACGCGGCGCATCAGCAGCGTGCCGATCAGCCCGGACAGCACCGGGACCAGCAGCAGCACCAGGACGGTCGCGACCGGGCCGGGCAGCACATCGGTGGGCAGGAGCAGCTTGCCGTCCGCGGTGCGCCGGTTCAGCAGGACGCGCAGCAGCAGGAAGAGGCCGTAGCCGGCGAGCGAGCCGAGCAGCCCGGCGGCCGCGGTCTCGGCGCCGGCGACCAGCGCCGTCTCCCCCGGGGTGGCGCCGGCCAGCCGGAGCGCGGCGAGCCGCCGATCCCGGGCCGGGGCGCCCAGCCGGATGCACTGCCCGGCCAGGGCCAACACCGGCAGGGCCAGCATGACCAGCGCGAAGATCACGCCCGGACGCAGGCCGTGCTCGGCGAGTAGGGCACTCGAGTACTGGCTGGAGCCCGGCGACAGGTTGGACCGGCGGGCCGGATCGGCCGGGTCGTATACCCACTCGCCGCCGTGGATCGCGGCGACCGTGGCGGCGGCCAGCAGGGCCAGCGCGGCCAGCGCCCCACTGCCCGCGGTGAGCGCGGTGCGCAGCCGGTCGGTGCGGTTGCCGGCGAGACTCAGCCGGACCAGCGTGCCGGCCCTCATCCGAAGATCCCGATGCCGCTGGCGTCCACGGCGCCGTCGCGCAGGACGATCTCCCGATCGGCGTACGCCGCGATCGGCGCCTCGTGGGTGACCAGCACGACCGCGCTGCCCTGCTCCCGCACCACCTGCACCATCGCCGCCATCACCTGCTCCCCGCTGAGCTGGTCGAGCGCACCGGTCGGCTCGTCCGCGAAGATCACCGCCGGCTCGGTGACCAGCGCCCGGGCCGCAGCGCACCGTTGCTGCTGGCCGCCGGACATCGCGCCGGGCCGCTTGTCGGCCACCTCCGCCACCCCGAACCGGTCCAGCCAGCCGAGCGCCGCGCCCCGCGCCTCTCGCCGCCCCGAACCGGCGAGAAGCAGCGGGAGCGCGACGTTCTCGGCCGCGGTCAGCTCCGGTACCAGTTGGCCGAACTGGAACAGCACGCCGAACTCGGTGCGCCGCAGCCGGGACCGGGACGCCTCCGACCAGAGGGTCAGATCCTGATCGCGGTAGACGACCGAGCCCGCGTCCGGCCGGATGATGCCGGCCAGGCAGTGCAGCAGC
Protein-coding regions in this window:
- a CDS encoding ABC transporter ATP-binding protein; this translates as MSTPLLTGTGIVKSYGATPALRGVDVTVGAGEIVAITGPSGCGKSTLLHCLAGIIRPDAGSVVYRDQDLTLWSEASRSRLRRTEFGVLFQFGQLVPELTAAENVALPLLLAGSGRREARGAALGWLDRFGVAEVADKRPGAMSGGQQQRCAAARALVTEPAVIFADEPTGALDQLSGEQVMAAMVQVVREQGSAVVLVTHEAPIAAYADREIVLRDGAVDASGIGIFG
- a CDS encoding FtsX-like permease family protein: MRAGTLVRLSLAGNRTDRLRTALTAGSGALAALALLAAATVAAIHGGEWVYDPADPARRSNLSPGSSQYSSALLAEHGLRPGVIFALVMLALPVLALAGQCIRLGAPARDRRLAALRLAGATPGETALVAGAETAAAGLLGSLAGYGLFLLLRVLLNRRTADGKLLLPTDVLPGPVATVLVLLLVPVLSGLIGTLLMRRVVVTPLGVVRQIRDDGPRPWPGVLIAVGLVLFAPRTLHLIPPGWHVPDWTPLVMMGASVLLVVIGVVLGTGWISYTTGRLLRRFGRGPVTLLAGARLMADPWNGSRTLGALLAAVVFGAGTLGYRADLAADFAARERFDQLTDPQYGRYGPAFDTGFYFGAIRLILVAVVLALVVASAGILVTFAEGITARRRTFAAMTAGGVPRGKLGAMLFWHTFAPLLPALLLALTAGVSLIRTMRTEVDVSEPGPAGDLAVVHMPIPLPLAQLTLLGAATLATMLLVTGAGLLVLRAGTDLEELRAG
- the thrS gene encoding threonine--tRNA ligase encodes the protein MSAPLTPVVADPVVVPAGTTAADAVSAAGLPSSGPKAIVVVREADGRLRDLAWIPEADAEVTPVAMDEPDGLNVLRHSAAHVLAQAVQEVFPEAKLGIGPPIRDGFYYDFDVEKPFQPDDLAKLEKRMQEIVKAGQTFHRREYASLDEAKAELAAEPFKLELVDIKGEVDPEAAAVGAGELTHYDNLDRDGKRVWGDLCRGPHLPSTRLIPAFKLMRSAAAYWRGSEKNPQLQRIYGTAWPSRDELKAYLHRLAEAERRDHRKLGTELDLFSFPDEIGSGLPVFHPKGGVIKREMEDYVRARHIEEGFQYVGTPHITKEGLFHTSGHLPYYKDTMFPPLQMEGADYYLKAMNCPMHNLIFKSRGRSYRELPLRLFEFGSVYRYEKSGVVHGLTRVRGFAQDDSHSYVTAEGAADEVRHLLNFVLSLLRDFGMDDFYLELSTRDPKSDKFIGSDEQWAVATKVLEDVCIESGLDLVPDPGGAAFYGPKVSVQVKDAIGRTWQMSTIQYDFSQPAGFGLEYQAADGSRQEPVMIHSAKFGSIERFFGVLTEHYAGAFPAWLAPVQVVGIPIRDDHADYLSSFVERLRREGIRAEVDYSSDRMQKKIRTAQQQKIPFMAIAGDDDVNGGTVSFRYRDGSQRNGVTLDEAVAHVAEVVRSRVNTGPSAA